The Novosphingobium terrae genome has a window encoding:
- a CDS encoding ABC transporter ATP-binding protein: MSHPSLSLPAFPIPHAITPLLEVQDLQVHFGSKHAVRGISFTVHEGETLALVGESGSGKSMSALSVMGLLPDGGRASGTIRFAGRDVSTLSPAARRALRGGEIGMIFQEPMTSLNPVMTIGGQIVEALRQHQPLSRAAAKARALELIDLVRIPDPKRRFQDYPHQLSGGMRQRVMIAMAVACGPRLLIADEPTTALDVTIQAQVLELLDRLRRDLSMAVLLITHDLGVVGQWADRVAVMYAGRKVEEGDPSALFALPLHPYTQGLLRASPRLEDAQHYTQGPLAEIPGSIASAAGQDGCAFAPRCPQAVAACSAAVPSLRILDQGRKVACPLAHQD; encoded by the coding sequence ATGAGCCATCCTTCGCTCTCCCTGCCCGCTTTCCCGATCCCGCATGCCATCACCCCGCTGCTGGAGGTGCAGGATCTGCAGGTTCATTTCGGCAGCAAGCATGCCGTGCGCGGCATCAGCTTCACCGTGCATGAAGGCGAGACTCTAGCGCTGGTGGGCGAATCCGGCTCGGGCAAATCGATGAGCGCGCTGTCGGTGATGGGCCTGCTGCCCGATGGCGGGCGGGCAAGCGGCACGATCCGCTTTGCCGGGCGCGATGTTTCGACGCTGTCGCCAGCGGCGCGCCGGGCCCTGCGCGGCGGCGAGATCGGCATGATCTTTCAGGAGCCGATGACCAGCCTGAACCCGGTGATGACCATCGGCGGGCAAATCGTGGAGGCCCTGCGCCAGCATCAACCGCTCTCCCGCGCGGCGGCGAAGGCCCGCGCGCTGGAGCTGATCGACCTGGTCCGCATCCCCGATCCCAAACGCCGATTTCAGGATTATCCGCACCAGCTTTCGGGCGGGATGCGCCAGCGGGTGATGATCGCCATGGCGGTGGCCTGCGGGCCGCGCCTGCTGATTGCCGACGAACCCACCACCGCGCTGGATGTTACCATTCAGGCGCAGGTGCTGGAACTGCTCGACCGGCTGCGGCGCGACCTTTCGATGGCGGTGCTGCTCATCACCCATGATCTGGGCGTGGTGGGCCAATGGGCCGACCGCGTGGCGGTGATGTATGCCGGGCGCAAGGTGGAGGAAGGCGACCCTTCCGCGCTCTTCGCCCTGCCGCTGCATCCCTATACGCAGGGGCTGCTGCGCGCCTCGCCCCGGCTGGAGGATGCGCAGCATTACACGCAAGGGCCGCTGGCGGAGATCCCCGGCTCGATCGCTTCCGCGGCAGGACAGGATGGCTGCGCCTTTGCGCCGCGTTGCCCTCAGGCCGTGGCGGCTTGCAGCGCTGCTGTGCCTTCGCTGCGTATTCTCGACCAAGGGCGCAAGGTCGCCTGCCCGCTGGCTCATCAGGATTAA
- a CDS encoding NtaA/DmoA family FMN-dependent monooxygenase (This protein belongs to a clade of FMN-dependent monooxygenases, within a broader family of flavin-dependent oxidoreductases, the luciferase-like monooxygenase (LMM) family, some of whose members use coenzyme F420 rather than FMN.), with the protein MSYQRRLNLNVGLNTLGYLGNAWPYRTGTRHDIYDPAYYLRLARLAHKGVFDAVFYSDMPLLRPDPNGRPLHTLDPLILLTWLAGQVPDIGLVATMSSTYNSPFNLARRTQALDVLSGGRLVVNMVSNFVPEVAANFGDDPLPPRQVRYPRASEFVTVAKKLWRSWDPKRARPLPKGQFWDPEAEVQPANHKGDHFSVKGAINVPVSPQGQPVIAQAGGSDLGIDLAAQHGEIIYCNILSRGAGQEFRRKVNERALVHGRDPSTIRLVPGLVAIIGETREEALRKHELFSGAGSEDALIAQFIREHGIDPQGFDPDKVLNAEDFIPDQNRVMAVGFTQGLVELLRHEKLTARQAVRRSAGNHRLVLGTAEEVADQIIDLWADGTVDGYTFQPPRAPDDIEEFVEKVVPILQDRGIYPKAYTPDETVRERYGLPWPHAAEPAPAKDKALA; encoded by the coding sequence ATGTCTTATCAACGCCGCCTCAACCTCAATGTCGGGCTGAACACGCTTGGCTATCTGGGGAATGCCTGGCCCTATCGCACCGGCACGCGCCATGACATCTATGACCCGGCCTATTATCTGCGCCTTGCGCGGCTCGCCCATAAAGGCGTGTTCGATGCGGTGTTCTATTCGGACATGCCGCTGCTGCGCCCCGATCCCAATGGGCGGCCACTGCACACACTCGATCCGCTGATCCTGCTGACATGGCTGGCGGGTCAGGTGCCGGATATCGGCCTCGTCGCCACCATGTCCTCCACCTACAATTCGCCCTTCAATCTGGCGCGGCGCACACAGGCGCTCGATGTGCTGTCGGGCGGGCGGCTGGTGGTCAACATGGTCTCCAACTTCGTGCCCGAGGTGGCCGCCAATTTCGGCGACGATCCCCTGCCCCCGCGTCAGGTACGCTATCCGCGCGCTTCCGAATTCGTGACCGTGGCCAAGAAGCTGTGGCGCAGCTGGGACCCCAAGCGCGCCCGCCCCCTGCCCAAAGGCCAGTTCTGGGACCCGGAGGCCGAGGTGCAGCCCGCCAACCACAAGGGCGATCATTTCTCGGTGAAGGGCGCGATCAATGTGCCGGTCAGCCCGCAGGGCCAGCCGGTGATCGCTCAGGCCGGAGGGTCGGATCTGGGCATCGATCTGGCCGCGCAGCATGGCGAGATTATCTATTGCAACATTCTCTCACGCGGCGCGGGTCAGGAGTTCCGCCGCAAGGTCAATGAGCGCGCGCTGGTCCATGGCCGCGATCCCTCGACCATCCGTCTGGTGCCCGGCCTTGTGGCGATCATCGGCGAGACGCGCGAGGAGGCGCTGCGCAAGCATGAGCTGTTTTCCGGCGCCGGGTCGGAAGACGCGCTGATCGCGCAATTCATCCGCGAGCATGGCATCGATCCGCAGGGCTTCGATCCGGACAAGGTGCTCAACGCCGAGGATTTCATCCCCGATCAGAACCGCGTGATGGCGGTGGGCTTTACGCAAGGCCTTGTCGAACTGCTGCGCCATGAAAAGCTCACCGCGCGACAGGCCGTGCGGCGCTCGGCGGGCAATCACCGGCTGGTGCTGGGCACGGCGGAAGAGGTGGCCGATCAGATCATCGACCTCTGGGCCGATGGCACGGTCGATGGCTACACCTTCCAGCCGCCCCGCGCGCCCGACGATATCGAGGAATTCGTGGAGAAGGTGGTCCCCATTCTGCAGGACCGCGGCATCTACCCCAAGGCTTACACGCCGGATGAAACCGTGCGTGAACGCTATGGCCTGCCCTGGCCCCATGCGGCGGAGCCCGCCCCGGCCAAAGATAAAGCTCTGGCCTGA
- a CDS encoding ABC transporter ATP-binding protein: MALLSITDLSTHFRLPDGALRALDGVSLEVEAGETLGIVGESGCGKSTLGKTILRLVEPTQGAIAFDGEDITALPVGKLSPYRRRAQMVFQDPFASLNPRHTIGKILNDPLKVHGIGGLHERRRRIEDMLRRVGLGTDALDRYPHEFSGGQRQRIGIARALILEPDLVICDEPVSALDLSIQAQTLNLLARMKADLGLSYIFISHDLSVVRYFTDRVVVMYLGRIVESAPTRGLWARPLHPYTRALMASVPDPAQGRVALPLKGDLPSPQDIPQGCRFHPRCPLATDLCRSNEPELRDAGDGQSIACHHA, from the coding sequence GTGGCATTGCTTTCCATCACCGATCTCTCCACCCATTTCCGCCTGCCCGATGGCGCGTTGCGCGCGCTCGATGGCGTCTCGCTGGAGGTTGAGGCGGGCGAAACGCTTGGCATCGTGGGCGAATCCGGCTGCGGAAAATCCACGCTGGGCAAAACCATCCTGCGCCTTGTCGAGCCCACGCAGGGCGCCATCGCCTTCGATGGCGAAGACATCACTGCCCTGCCCGTCGGCAAACTGTCGCCTTATCGCCGCCGCGCGCAAATGGTGTTTCAGGACCCCTTCGCCTCGCTCAATCCGCGCCACACCATCGGCAAGATTTTGAACGATCCGCTGAAAGTTCACGGCATCGGCGGGCTGCATGAGCGCCGCCGCCGGATCGAGGATATGCTGCGCCGCGTGGGCCTCGGCACCGATGCGCTCGACCGCTATCCGCATGAGTTCTCCGGCGGGCAGCGCCAGCGCATCGGCATCGCCCGCGCGCTGATCCTCGAACCCGATCTGGTGATCTGCGATGAGCCGGTCTCCGCGCTGGACCTGTCCATTCAGGCGCAGACGCTCAATCTGCTGGCGCGGATGAAGGCGGATCTGGGCCTGTCCTACATCTTCATTTCGCACGATCTTTCGGTGGTGCGCTATTTCACCGACCGCGTGGTGGTGATGTATCTGGGCCGCATCGTGGAGAGCGCGCCGACGCGCGGCCTCTGGGCCCGGCCCCTGCATCCTTACACCCGAGCGCTGATGGCCAGCGTGCCCGATCCCGCTCAGGGCCGTGTCGCCCTGCCGCTCAAGGGCGATCTGCCCAGCCCGCAGGACATTCCGCAGGGCTGCCGTTTCCACCCCCGCTGCCCGCTGGCCACAGATCTGTGCCGCAGCAACGAACCTGAATTGCGCGATGCCGGGGATGGGCAATCCATCGCCTGTCACCACGCCTAA
- a CDS encoding aldo/keto reductase yields the protein MVEYRYLGRSGLKVSPLTLGTMMFGGETDEATSHRIIDTAREQGINFIDTADGYNKGASEEVVGRGIKAQRDHWVLATKFANPRGEGPNQRGQSRKWIIENVENSLRRLGTDYIDILYFHRAIFDAPLGEAVRAIGDLIQQGKLRYFGVSNFRAWRIAEVAHLADQFNIDRPIASQPLYNIFNRVAEAEQLPAAGHYGLGVVSYSPLARGVLTGKYRPDQTPAADTRAGRADKRILETEWRPESVALAAKIADYARDRGIDPVHFAIAWVLNNQLVTSTITGPRTQAHWDSYIKALDVKLNDADEAFINDLVTTGHASTHGFNDPSHPIEGRVPYANPAQPISARQPELA from the coding sequence ATGGTTGAATATCGTTATCTGGGCCGCAGCGGCCTGAAAGTCTCGCCCCTCACGCTCGGCACGATGATGTTCGGCGGCGAGACCGATGAGGCCACCTCGCATCGCATCATCGACACTGCGCGCGAACAGGGCATCAACTTCATCGACACCGCCGATGGCTACAACAAGGGCGCGTCGGAAGAGGTCGTCGGGCGCGGCATCAAGGCGCAGCGCGACCATTGGGTGCTGGCCACCAAATTCGCCAATCCGCGCGGCGAAGGCCCGAACCAGCGCGGCCAGTCGCGCAAATGGATCATCGAGAATGTCGAGAACAGCCTGCGCCGTCTGGGCACCGACTATATCGACATCCTCTACTTCCACCGCGCCATCTTCGACGCGCCCTTGGGCGAGGCCGTGCGCGCCATCGGAGACCTGATCCAGCAGGGCAAATTGCGTTACTTTGGCGTGTCAAACTTCCGCGCCTGGCGCATTGCCGAGGTCGCTCATCTGGCCGATCAGTTCAACATCGACCGGCCCATCGCCAGCCAGCCGCTCTACAACATCTTCAACCGCGTGGCCGAGGCCGAACAACTGCCCGCCGCCGGGCACTACGGCCTTGGCGTTGTCTCCTACAGCCCGCTGGCACGCGGCGTGCTGACCGGCAAATACCGCCCCGACCAGACCCCCGCCGCCGACACCCGCGCGGGCCGCGCCGACAAGCGCATTCTGGAAACCGAATGGCGCCCGGAGTCGGTGGCTCTGGCGGCCAAGATTGCCGATTATGCGCGGGATCGCGGCATCGATCCGGTGCATTTTGCCATCGCCTGGGTGCTCAACAACCAGCTGGTCACCTCGACCATCACCGGCCCGCGCACGCAGGCCCATTGGGACAGCTATATCAAGGCTCTGGACGTCAAACTTAACGATGCGGATGAGGCTTTCATCAATGATCTGGTGACCACCGGCCACGCCTCCACGCATGGCTTCAACGATCCCAGCCATCCCATCGAGGGCCGCGTGCCTTACGCCAATCCGGCCCAGCCCATCTCTGCACGTCAGCCTGAACTGGCCTGA